A single region of the Oryzias latipes chromosome 19, ASM223467v1 genome encodes:
- the bahcc1 gene encoding BAH and coiled-coil domain-containing protein 1, which produces MESREFAPPHHLLTERSALVHSAASRMAPGGHGSVQHPAHFQPGKYYSSHLSMGPHSGASFMGSFLARSLGPPPSHPAHPSGPAASPSSPSYRAGPHSSASPIWFPHSHEGYPSYSGSLASPFLPISPLDHHSNSLYGQHRFYETQKDHFYLRGLPPQPPLLSANHSLPPLSRTAPSHPLGSCSREADGCGGGGRSAKDVGDKVVLSKEKERSSSKERHQESKDKQLHHHQNNSSSTPSGYHQQAYPHHALLPHLALQGRDEEHRHSLERHKDYRDCDMGGQGVKHMSACKLSSSSVTETSCGGKGAVLSSCAGGGVARPPSGGSRRGSKDGPINGEMRLSESSTSSSECMRRGAAATTSILAPPTPHSSYSMPPPPAPPPPPHAMHMGSPLTGGWLHHAHHHPHPDFYCSPTHLTLGPSKDPCSREAKGVGPTYVPSIGPQRDVAAPDCRGAEGVGRKADDRSEEGTYESSSHHHSRLSTCQKKDKSQHHQQQMGYGKADKPPDWSPQTNPPHRPCSNLSSQPELRSCSLQTSPPFRDVEVAEEIGRPSGPVDTTQDTPPVPEQETSRNGLEAETPPLRDCSLSGHDGQVGHRSAPQREGQKVARIKHQQHSSQAVSVEERSREGSHTAPPWGARGSHQEDQRKGSHNASLSKGAQSQVPPLLSCSSSHNTDGEGSAMKNLMNYSSQQPQLLPQRSPFGGLGYLSKGGDRSEKGEKGAKSNTFLQDPPKQPLPPRRGSVNEGEKGDRSAKETGDAGEGEVRQPPVGIAVAVARPPHRSPDSTLGHSRQGRVLPSVKGVSRPVYPLGREAEERKRMTEDQIGLHHLDRERDVIIRDNKDCMEFSRIHPSSSCHGDLTSHLLVPGGASQLGADPSAHAHPAHHWMQRTGSPSLWMGHSYGLSHVGMSPGFPPGLPSSLQPVLGSLTQDPNSPLVVLPAEPGNHHPLDVLEQSGLWAPVYRARGPPSHLQHHPVYSSSSFLRQQELYTLQQQRAMEHMQRLPFAHRKQEENTVALEGSQNKSSASRTPSSCASMASSHPTKPFSHTPPPLKTSTPSPGLCPSSRQSPCYHSPSTRPHPPNPLTPTPSPAAAAPCSPALSPAPSHLSKRLEGGNDRGEGQPPKDYPQSLEPDLPPVYPYSLVAMGYKAGPLPPEALLAEQSSAVAEPAEAESKSKSIPRPRHIQPLTVEEELRKEEEDSRECDVAETQIGVTDEERKETKGCFISEPQNKISGLPPCTFPSPVSDPACPAGETLKVDLSTGCSGQKASLEEPQPSKEQENDGEHEKEDIKEDEKEETDPTECFVSVPVESGEEENGCKAEENVEVVEDEEENGKIPEEELVELICSSPAPPQSPEPVSSPVANTAAQLEGAYIRSLELLIAAALCATRDAMHPPAPAGQNPCPSSHHGMEILGELAELEIQQRRRENEGKGPEGEETLTLDLHSLATLAAARALEIEGGAVDVGGEQQCPIRKRLNLRRKCSWTPRHEPVCPVKGSMETMGGEELAMRVQLAELQRRYKEKQRELAKLQRKHDHQKDETSRSPARRGPGRPRKRKSAPGPAATESSKRLRAGINLLEGKARNSVFNHAFNSLGAAQMKARCKHRGRPSTLSSRLARRVTQLKQKAAAQHGASAGGLHNKNKPSKSHCRQDGKGLQDSTAAQTAKRKRGRKPKGLLGVGPNGAHHKAAEKQEPKDEKSESEGSEHEEEEEEDGSCDSEDGAGDIKISSKEVPTNPAGPFFAQTSKLQANQRPMSKRARPPGLGSSSCTDQRKTSRRPNVHMMGREYPELAGISRSTMPCWGLSPLACSFGDNSENYRALAEARRTGKDDAKRTSTSQGLQGKDKSHGVSRLLQSFTADDGFHLDEESSFSEGEKEEEDEERLKEGSLIHLPPNMPCRIPALPNCVLSKEMLVDGLKILISKEDELLYAACVQTLDLPDIFRVVIDGERCNRPRIYSLEQLLQEAVLDVRPQTEAILTSGTRVCAYWSERSRCLYPGYVQQGGPGEEEKEGSVMVEFDDGDRGRISLVNIRLLPPGYQIRCAEPSPALLVSLGRRGRRSSTLDKKEASSEKLTNEEGGVKPQERRRVGRPKRISSVQKMANIPASGASIVPKGSSSSLSWSEQRKRPPVDFFLFNGTSRKTQKKIRERDLGLFHRPSLHSLAPPPTQIKSIFGSPFKVDSFSSIANGYSTFGNGGSSGAGRPVTSMASMGLRDSSSSAPLPLAGCKAVNDRDRKHFLVKLDHEGVTSPKTKNGKALLRLGGAGSRGHKNHVSVGAPLRYIQPSLLVKDSKSSTGQRDIGARSEALVKGVPPLRKDLLPKTIGVQGGDYELDYPSDCPSSYSELDEDDEDDGEEAEARRRRASVTPHRGGRFLSQPSICFSSSSSSSSSSGSISSSSLCSSDNDSSYSSDEESSSVLLRRALLQQDKHKNRHSVNSNPQGPDPSTSSPSSSAHGYVVKSSLTVGGLKARAEDRKEYLSKGGMMTNSNTPKVQLKRKESAPNNHHQRPSSPATHQLKSASKDQTAKKQRMSSPETFPNTPPLLPGRHLWKWSGNPTQRRGLKGKARKLFYKAIVRGKEMVRVGDCAVFLSPGRPQLPYVGRVESLWESWSSTMVVRVKWFYHPEETRLGKRHRDGKNALYQSSHEDENDVQTISHRCQVVSKSEYDLLMRERKASSAVNDLFYLAGTYEPTTGQLISADGMVIVS; this is translated from the exons GGTACCCCAGCTATTCAGGAAGTCTTGCTTCTCCTTTTCTCCCTATAAGTCCCCTGgatcaccatagcaacagtcTCTATGGACAGCACCGCTTCTACGAAACTCAAAAAG ATCACTTCTATCTGAGAGGCCTTCCCCCCCAGCCCCCTCTGCTCTCCGCCAATCACAGCCTTCCTCCTCTGTCCAGGACGGCACCAAGCCACCCGCTTGGCTCTTGCAGCCGGGAAGCCGACGGTTGtgggggaggaggaaggagcgcCAAGGATGTCGGTGATAAAGTGGTTTTgtcaaaagaaaaggagagatCGAGCAGCAAGGAGCGTCACCAAGAGAGCAAAGACAAACAGCTTCATCATCACCAGAATAACTCCAGTTCTACTCCGTCTGGGTATCACCAGCAGGCGTACCCCCACCATGCTCTCCTTCCGCACCTCGCCCTCCAGGGGCGGGATGAGGAGCACAGACACTCTCTGGAGCGGCACAAGGATTACAGGGACTGTGACATGGGCGGTCAGGGAGTGAAACATATGAGTGCCTGCAAACTGTCCAGCAGTTCAGTGACAGAGACAAGCTGTGGAGGGAAGGGGGCAGTACTAAGCAGCTGCGCTGGTGGTGGGGTGGCCAGGCCTCCATCTGGAGGCAGCAGACGGGGATCAAAAGATGGACCCATTAATGGCGAAATGAGGCTCAGTGAATCTTCAACGTCCTCCTCTGAATGTATGAGGCGAGGAGCGGCGGCAACGACGTCGATTTTGGCCCCACCGACTCCTCACTCGTCTTACTCCATGCCACCACCCCctgcgcctcctcctcctcctcacgcCATGCACATGGGCTCCCCGCTAACTGGAGGTTGGCTCCATCACGCACACCACCATCCACATCCTGATTTTTACTGCTCTCCAACCCATCTGACACTTGGCCCCTCTAAAGACCCATGCAGCAGGGAGGCAAAGGGTGTCGGCCCAACTTATGTGCCTTCAATAGGGCCACAGCGGGACGTGGCGGCCCCTGACTGTCGCGGAGCAGAAGGAGTTGGGAGAAAGGCGGACGATAGGTCAGAGGAGGGGACTTATGAAAGTTCCTCTCATCACCACAGCCGCCTTAGCACTTGTCAGAAGAAAGACAAATCTCAGCACCACCAACAGCAGATGGGATACGGCAAAGCAGACAAACCCCCCGACTGGAGCCCCCAGACGAACCCCCCTCACAGGCCCTGCTCTAACCTGAGCTCCCAACCCGAATTGCGGTCCTGCAGCCTTCAAACATCTCCGCCCTTCAGGGACGTAGAAGTTGCGGAGGAGATTGGTCGTCCCTCAGGTCCCGTAGACACAACCCAGGACACACCTCCTGTACCTGAGCAGGAAACATCCAGGAACGGCTTGGAGGCAGAGACCCCGCCCCTCAGGGATTGCTCTCTGTCGGGTCACGACGGGCAGGTAGGGCACAGGTCGGCACCTCAAAGGGAAGGACAAAAAGTTGCAAGAATAAAGCACCAGCAGCACAGCAGCCAAGCAGTAAGTGTGGaggagaggagcagagaggggagtcACACAGCACCTCCATGGGGAGCTCGGGGGAGCCACCAGGAGGACCAGAGAAAAGGCAGTCACAATGCATCACTTAGTAAAGGAGCTCAATCGCAAGTGCCTCCACTGCTGTCCTGTTCCTCATCACACAACACTGATGGTGAGGGAAGTGCCATGAAGAACCTCATGAACTACAGTTCCCAGCAGCCACAGCTTCTACCACAGAGGAGCCCCTTCGGAGGTTTGGGCTACCTCAGCAAAGGAGGAGATAGATCAGAGAAAGGCGAGAAAGGAGCCAAAAGTAACACTTTCCTGCAAGACCCTCCCAAACAGCCTCTCCCTCCCCGCCGAGGCTCCGTAAATGAAGGAGAGAAAGGCGACAGGAGTGCAAAGGAGACGGGGGATGCAGGTGAAGGAGAGGTTCGGCAGCCACCCGTGGGCATCGCGGTTGCAGTGGCCAGGCCTCCCCATCGGTCTCCAGACAGCACGTTGGGACACAGCAGGCAGGGCAGGGTCCTGCCGAGCGTGAAAG GCGTGTCGCGGCCGGTCTATCCTCTGGGTCGGGAGGCGGAGGAGAGGAAAAGAATGACGGAGGACCAGATCGGTCTGCACCATCTGGACAGAGAAAGAGACGTGATCATCAG GGACAACAAGGACTGCATGGAGTTTTCCAGGATTCACCCTTCCAGCAGCTGCCATGGTGACCTGACCTCTCACCTGCTGGTCCCCGGAGGGGCGAGCCAGTTAGGGGCAGACCCAAGTGCACACGCTCACCCAGCTCACCACTGGATGCAGAGGACAGGAAGTCCGTCGCTTTGGATGGGGCATTCATACG GTCTGAGTCATGTGGGAATGAGCCCAGGCTTTCCGCCAGGTCTCCCCAGCTCCCTGCAGCCTGTTTTGGGGTCACTTACGCAAGATCCTAATTCCCCCCTCGTCGTCCTCCCCGCAGAACCCGGAAACCATCATCCCCTTG ACGTTTTGGAGCAGTCTGGACTTTGGGCGCCTGTCTACAGGGCTAGAGGTCCTCCCTCTCACCTGCAACACCACCCAGTCTACTCCAGCTCCTCGTTCTTACGGCAGCAGGAGCTGTACACCCTGCAGCAACAGCGAGCCATGGAGCACATGCAACGCCTACCTTTTGCACAT AGAAAACAGGAGGAGAACACTGTCGCTCTAGAGGGCTCCCAGAATAAATCCTCTGCTTCCAGAACGCCGTCATCCTGTGCATCCATGGCCTCATCGCATCCAACAAAACCCTTTTCCCACACCCCTCCTCCGCTCAAGACCTCCACGCCATCTCCTGGACTGTGTCCCAGCAGCCGACAGTCCCCCTGCTACCACTCCCCTTCCACACGCCCCCACCCACCAAATCCTCTGACCCCGACGCCAAGCCCCGCCGCGGCTGCTCCGTGCTCGCCAGCTCTCAGCCCCGCTCCGTCTCACCTGTCTAAAAGGCTGGAAGGGGGCAACGACAGAGGAGAAGGGCAGCCCCCTAAGGATTACCCACAATCCTTGGAGCCAG ATCTGCCACCTGTTTATCCCTACTCTTTGGTCGCCATGGGTTACAAGGCTGGGCCCTTACCTCCTGAAGCATTGCTAGCTGAACAGTCTTCAGCGGTGGCAGAGCCAGCAGAGGCCGAGTCCAAGTCCAAGTCCATCCCACGCCCGCGTCACATCCAGCCTCTCACTGTGGAAGAAGAGCtgaggaaagaagaagaagacagtCGTGAATGCGATGTGGCGGAAACCCAGATTGGAGTTACAGACGAGGAGAGGAAGGAGACAAAAGGATGCTTCATCTCTGAGCCTCAGAACAAGATTTCTGGATTGCCGCCATGCACTTTTCCATCCCCAGTGTCAGATCCAGCCTGCCCAGCAGGCGAAACCCTAAAAGTAGATCTCTCTACGGGTTGCTCAGGCCAGAAGGCGAGCCTGGAGGAGCCCCAACCATCCAAAGAGCAGGAGAATGATGGGGAGCATGAAAAAGAGGACATAAAGGAGGACGAGAAAGAGGAGACTGACCCAACTGAgtgttttgtttctgtgccTGTAGAGTCTGGAGAGGAGGAGAATGGATGCAAAGCTGAAGAGAATGTAGAGGTAgttgaggatgaggaggagaatGGAAAAATTCCAGAGGAAGAGTTGGTAGAACTAATATGCAGTTCCCCCGCTCCTCCTCAGTCTCCTGAACCAGTCTCCTCTCCTGTGGCAAATACAGCTGCCCAGCTTGAGGGAGCTTACATTCGCAGCTTGGAGCTCCTAATTGCTGCAGCTTTATGTGCCACCAGAGATGCAATGCACCCACCAGCTCCCGCTGGTCAGAACCCATGCCCTTCATCTCACCATGGAATGGAAATACTTGGGGAGCTAGCTGAGCTGGAGATCcagcagaggaggagggagaatgAAGGAAAAGGCCCCGAAG GTGAGGAAACGCTCACCCTTGACCTCCACAGTTTGGCAACACTGGCAGCCGCCCGGGCCTTGGAGATCGAGGGAGGGGCTGTGGATGTGGGGGGCGAGCAGCAGTGTCCAATCAGGAAGAGGCTCAACCTGCGCAGGAAGTGCAGCTGGACCCCTCGGCACGAGCCG GTGTGCCCCGTAAAGGGCTCCATGGAGACGATGGGGGGGGAGGAGCTGGCCATGCGTGTCCAGCTGGCTGAGCTTCAGCGCCgctacaaagaaaaacagagagagCTGGCCAAACTACAGAGGAAACACGACCACCA GAAAGACGAGACGTCTCGTAGCCCCGCTCGCCGGGGGCCCGGCCGCCCCCGCAAGCGCAAGTCCGCCCCCGGCCCAGCTGCCACCGAGAGCTCCAAAAGGCTCAG GGCTGGAATAAATCTACTGGAGGGGAAAGCCAGGAACTCGGTGTTCAATCATGCTTTCAACAGCCTCGGCGCTGCACAG ATGAAAGCGCGCTGTAAGCACAGAGGTCGACCCAGCACCCTAAGCTCCAGGCTGGCCAGGCGGGTGACCCAGCTGAAGCAGAAGGCCGCAGCTCAGCATGGCGCATCGGCGGGTGGGCTGCACAACAAGAACAAGCCCTCCAAGAGTCACTGCCGACAAGACGGGAAAG GCCTGCAGGACAGCACGGCTGCTCAAACGGCGAAGAGGAAGAGGGGTCGAAAACCCAAAGGGCTGCTGGGCGTGGGCCCTAACGGAGCGCATCACAAGGCCGCTGAGAAACAAGAACCAAAGGATGAGAAGAGTGAGAGTGAAGGGTCAGAGCACG aggaggaggaggaggaggacggcaGTTGTGACAGCGAAGATGGAGCAGGCGACATCAAGATAAGCTCTAAAGAAGTTCCTACAAACCCAGCTGGACCTTTTTTCGCACAGACTTCCAAACTCCAAGCAAACCAGAGACCCATGAGTAAAAGAGCGAGACCTCCTG GGTTGGGGAGCTCCTCTTGCACAGATCAGAGGAAAACATCCAGAAGGCCAAACGTTCACATGATGGGGAGAGAATATCCAGAGCTAGCAGGCATCAGCAGATCCACCATGCCCTGCTGGGGTCTGTCACCGCTGGCCTGCAGCTTTGGGGACAACAGTGAAAACTACCGAGCTCTCGCAGAGGCAAGGAGAACGGGTAAAGATGACGCAAAGAGGACGTCTACATCGCAGGGATTACAAGGAAAG GACAAGAGTCACGGCGTGAGCCGGCTCCTGCAAAGCTTCACAGCCGATGACGGCTTTCACTTGGATGAAGAGAGCAGCTTTTCTgaaggagagaaggaggaggaggacgaggagagactgaaggagggTTCACTCATTCACCTTCCTCCCAACATGCCTTGCAGAATACCTG CTCTTCCAAACTGTGTGCTGAGCAAAGAAATGCTAGTAGATGGACTGAAGATCCTGATCTCCAAGGAGGACGAGCTCCTGTACGCCGCCTGTGTTCAGACTCTGGACCTGCCCGACAT ATTTAGAGTAGTCATCGATGGGGAGCGCTGCAATCGACCCAGGATTTACTCCCTGGAGCAGCTCCTACAGGAAGCT GTGTTGGATGTGCGACCACAAACAGAGGCCATCCTCACCTCTGGAACGCGGGTTTGTGCCTACTGGAGTGAGCGCTCTCGCTGTCTCTACCCTGGTTACGTCCAACAAG GAGGTCCTGgtgaggaggagaaagagggcAGTGTGATGGTGGAGTTTGATGATGGAGACAGAGGAAGAATCTCCCTTGTGAACATCAGACTTTTACCTCCAGGATACCAAATTCGCT GTGCAGAACCATCTCCTGCTCTCCTGGTGTCTCTTGGCCGTCGAGGTCGGCGAAGTTCCACCCTGGATAAGAAGGAGGCTTCCTCTGAGAAACTGACCAATGAGGAGGGAGGAGTGAAGCCTCAGGAAAGAAGACGAG TCGGCAGGCCGAAGAGAATCAGCTCAGTGCAGAAGATGGCCAACATTCCTGCTTCAGGAGCAAGCATTGTGCCCAAAGGCAGCAGCTCCTCGTTGAGCTGGTCCGAGCAAAGGAAGAGACCACCCGTTGATTTCTTCCTCTTCAATGGGACCTCTCGTAAGACCCAGAAGAAGATCCGAGAGCGAGACCTGGGGCTCTTTCATCGACCTAGCTTGCACTCTCTAGCACCACCGCCGACCCAAATCAAAAGCATTTTTGGCTCACCCTTTAAGGTTGACTCATTCAGTAGCATTGCTAATGGTTACTCCACCTTTGGAAATGGTGGTTCATCAGGAGCTGGGAGGCCAGTGACCTCCATGGCTTCCATGGGCCTCAGAGACTCCTCTTCATCTGCCCCCTTGCCTCTGGCCGGCTGCAAGGCCGTGAATGATCGTGACAGGAAGCACTTTTTGGTTAAGCTCGACCACGAGGGAGTCACCTCTCCTAAAACAAAGAACGGCAAAGCTTTGCTTCGGCTTGGAGGGGCTGGAAGTAGAGGACATAAAAACCATGTCTCTGTAGGAGCGCCTCTGCGATACATTCAGCCCTCGCTGTTGGTGAAGGACAGCAAGAGCTCCACTGGACAAAGAGACATTGGGGCTCGGTCGGAGGCTCTTGTTAAGGGAGTTCCACCTCTAAGGAAGGATCTTCTTCCTAAAACTATTGGAGTACAAGGAGGGGATTATGAGTTGGACTATCCCAGTGACTGTCCTAGTTCCTACTCTGAACTGGATGAGGACGATGAGGACGATGGTGAAGAAGCTGAAGCTCGAAGAAGAAGAGCATCGGTCACACCCCATCGCGGCGGccgttttctttcacagccaTCCATCTgcttctcttcatcttcctcctcctcttcatcctccggGTCAATTTCCTCATCGTCTCTGTGTTCCTCAGACAACGACTCGTCTTACTCCTCAGACGAAGAATCCTCCTCGGTGCTGTTGCGTCGCGCACTTCTCCAgcaagacaaacacaaaaatagacACAGCGTAAACTCTAACCCGCAAGGCCCCGACCCTTCCACCTCATCTCCCTCCTCTTCAGCTCACGGCTACGTTGTGAAAAGCAGCCTAACCGTTGGTGGGTTAAAAGCGAGAGCAGAAGACAGGAAGGAGTACCTGTCCAAAGGAGGAATGATGACGAACAGCAACAcaccgaaggtgcagctgaagaGGAAAGAAAGTGCTCCCAACAACCACCACCAAAGACCAAGTAGCCCTGCGACCCACCAGTTGAAGTCTGCCTCCAAGGATCAAACGGCCAAGAAGCAGAGGATGTCTTCACCTGAGACCTTTCCCAACACGCCCCCTCTGTTGCCTGGACGCCACCTCTGGAAGTGGTCTGGCAACCCCACTCAG AGGAGAGGTCTGAAGGGGAAAGCCCGTAAGCTTTTCTACAAGGCCATCGTGCGGGGCAAAGAGATGGTGCGTGTCGGAGACTGCGCCGTCTTTTTATCACCCGGCCGGCCGCAGCTGCCCTATGTGGGCAGAGTGGAGAGCCTCTGGGAGTCCTGGAGCTCCACCATGGTGGTCCGGGTCAAGTGGTTCTACCATCCGGAGGAGACTCGCTTGGGGAAGCGACACCGCGACGGCAAG AATGCCTTGTATCAGTCAAGTCACGAGGACGAGAACGACGTGCAGACCATCTCCCATCGCTGCCAGGTGGTCAGCAAGTCTGAGTATGACCTCCTGATGCGTGAACGTAAGGCGAGCAGCGCAGTCAACGACCTCTTCTATCTTGCTGGAACCTACGAACCGACCACAGGCCAGCTGATCAGCGCAGACGGCATGGTCATCGTGTCCTAG